In uncultured Cohaesibacter sp., the following proteins share a genomic window:
- a CDS encoding lytic transglycosylase domain-containing protein, with protein sequence MTVRHHISSVKQRVGLICSGFMFLAASFSPLASARAREEIAASYAVHIAEAARHFSFPEDWIIAILQQKSGSKEDAVSPKGAMGPMQLMPDTWSDMKLLHDLGDDPFDPRDNVFAGTAYLSFLWHRYGTIEAMLAAYNAGPTRYEDVLQNRRSLPAETQSYVADLAPTLRDTITFSQRQFVSDWRETELFAGQKGRDDQLGKVGFEPHASGLFVFETLAD encoded by the coding sequence CGGCTTCATGTTTCTTGCGGCAAGTTTCTCACCTTTGGCATCCGCACGTGCTAGGGAGGAGATTGCCGCTTCATATGCTGTTCATATTGCTGAGGCTGCGCGACACTTTTCCTTTCCGGAAGACTGGATCATTGCAATCCTTCAGCAAAAAAGTGGCAGCAAGGAAGATGCGGTGTCGCCCAAAGGTGCCATGGGACCGATGCAGCTCATGCCTGACACCTGGTCCGACATGAAGCTCCTCCATGACCTTGGCGACGACCCCTTTGATCCGCGCGACAATGTCTTTGCAGGCACTGCTTATCTCAGTTTCCTTTGGCATCGCTACGGCACCATCGAAGCCATGTTGGCCGCGTACAATGCGGGACCAACGCGTTACGAGGATGTACTTCAAAACAGGCGAAGTCTGCCTGCCGAGACGCAGTCCTATGTCGCAGATCTTGCACCCACGCTTCGAGACACGATCACATTCAGCCAACGGCAGTTCGTGAGCGATTGGCGTGAAACAGAGCTATTCGCGGGTCAAAAAGGACGGGATGACCAGTTAGGAAAAGTGGGTTTCGAGCCGCATGCCAGCGGGCTCTTTGTCTTTGAAACTCTTGCAGACTGA